Proteins from a single region of Irregularibacter muris:
- a CDS encoding butyryl-CoA:acetate CoA-transferase — protein sequence MDFQREYQDKLVTAKEAVRIIQSGDWVDYGWTTGTPVALDKALADRSEELTDVKLRGGILLRVPEVFKVKDVAQHFTWNSWHMSGIERKAIDQGFAYYSPIRYSELPRYYRESSCPNNVAMFQVAPMDKHGYFNFGPNASHMMAVCETSKKIIVEVNKNMPRCLGGFENSIHISKVEYIVEGDHPSIGELGGAKATEIDKQVAQLIVEDIPNGACLQLGIGGMPNAVGSLIAQSDLKDLGVHTEMYVDAFVDIAKEGKINGSQKSIDRFRQTYAFGAGTKKLYDYIDNNPEAMSAPVDYTNDVRVISSIDQFISINNAVEVDLFGQVNSESVGIKHISGAGGQLDFVLGAYLSKGGKSFICCSSSFTTKDGTVKSRLVPTLAPGSIITDTRANIHYLVTEYGKVNLKGLSTWQKCEAIISIAHPDFREELIKEAEKMKIWRKSNK from the coding sequence ATGGATTTTCAGAGGGAATATCAAGACAAATTAGTGACAGCAAAGGAAGCAGTAAGGATCATTCAATCTGGAGATTGGGTAGATTATGGTTGGACTACAGGAACTCCTGTAGCGTTGGACAAGGCCTTAGCTGATCGGTCAGAAGAACTTACTGACGTAAAGCTACGGGGAGGAATTCTACTAAGGGTTCCTGAGGTATTTAAAGTTAAAGATGTGGCACAGCATTTTACCTGGAACTCCTGGCATATGTCAGGTATAGAAAGAAAGGCAATAGATCAGGGCTTTGCCTATTATAGTCCTATCAGATATTCAGAATTGCCTAGATACTATAGGGAGTCCTCTTGTCCCAATAATGTAGCTATGTTTCAAGTAGCTCCTATGGATAAGCATGGATATTTTAATTTTGGACCTAATGCCTCCCATATGATGGCGGTTTGCGAAACTTCCAAAAAGATCATTGTGGAAGTCAATAAAAATATGCCCCGTTGTCTTGGGGGTTTTGAAAATAGCATTCATATTTCCAAGGTAGAGTACATTGTAGAAGGAGACCATCCTTCCATTGGTGAATTAGGAGGGGCAAAAGCTACTGAAATAGACAAACAAGTAGCTCAGCTCATTGTGGAAGATATCCCCAATGGAGCATGTTTACAATTGGGGATTGGAGGTATGCCCAATGCAGTAGGCTCTCTTATTGCCCAATCGGATTTAAAGGATTTAGGAGTGCATACTGAAATGTATGTAGATGCCTTTGTGGACATTGCAAAGGAAGGGAAAATCAATGGATCCCAAAAGTCTATTGACCGATTCCGTCAAACCTATGCCTTTGGGGCAGGGACAAAAAAACTATATGATTATATCGATAATAATCCAGAAGCCATGAGTGCTCCAGTAGATTACACCAATGATGTAAGAGTGATTTCCTCTATTGATCAGTTTATTTCCATTAACAATGCAGTGGAGGTGGATTTATTTGGTCAAGTCAATTCAGAATCCGTAGGGATAAAGCATATCAGTGGTGCAGGAGGACAATTGGATTTTGTCTTGGGTGCTTATCTATCTAAGGGGGGCAAGAGCTTTATCTGCTGTTCATCAAGCTTTACCACAAAGGATGGCACAGTAAAGTCTAGACTTGTGCCAACTCTAGCACCAGGATCTATTATCACGGATACTAGAGCAAACATTCACTATTTGGTTACAGAATACGGTAAAGTAAATTTAAAGGGATTATCTACATGGCAAAAATGTGAAGCCATCATTTCCATTGCCCATCCTGATTTTAGAGAGGAATTAATTAAAGAAGCTGAAAAAATGAAAATTTGGAGAAAAAGCAATAAATGA